A genome region from Frankineae bacterium MT45 includes the following:
- a CDS encoding menaquinol-cytochrome c reductase cytochrome c1 subunit precursor, with the protein MTDEFDVDDLGFSPAVSATGATDIVAVATSKKARGSRKTWRKRITSVVVLGAALTAMGGAYAVFATSSGADSTSSSQADIAAGQALYETSCITCHGGNLQGIKDRGPSLAGVGGAAVYFQVSTGRMPAADQSAENLRKTAKFDEQQTEQLAAFVQSIAGGPEVPQGNLVLGDDKLAQGGELFRLNCASCHGSTGKGAPLSAGAVAPGLNDATDTQIYTAMLTGPENMPVFGDNQLTPDQKKAIVTYVISLQKEADPGGSGIDRIGPVSEGLVLWVAGVGALVIAVLWIGAKS; encoded by the coding sequence GTGACCGACGAGTTCGACGTCGACGACCTGGGGTTCTCCCCTGCGGTCTCGGCCACCGGCGCGACCGACATCGTCGCCGTGGCGACGAGCAAGAAAGCCCGTGGGTCGCGTAAGACCTGGCGAAAGCGGATCACCTCGGTGGTGGTGTTGGGCGCTGCCCTGACCGCTATGGGTGGGGCGTACGCGGTATTCGCGACCTCCTCGGGAGCTGACAGCACCTCGTCCAGCCAGGCCGATATCGCTGCGGGTCAGGCGCTCTACGAGACGAGCTGCATCACCTGCCACGGCGGTAACCTGCAGGGCATCAAGGACCGCGGCCCTTCCCTGGCCGGCGTCGGTGGCGCCGCCGTCTACTTCCAGGTCAGCACAGGTCGTATGCCGGCCGCTGACCAGAGCGCGGAGAACCTGCGCAAGACGGCCAAGTTCGACGAGCAGCAGACCGAGCAGCTCGCCGCCTTCGTCCAGTCGATCGCGGGCGGCCCCGAGGTGCCCCAGGGCAATCTGGTTCTCGGCGACGACAAGCTCGCCCAGGGTGGAGAACTCTTCCGCCTCAACTGCGCCTCCTGCCACGGTTCGACCGGCAAGGGTGCCCCGCTGTCGGCCGGTGCCGTTGCACCTGGCCTCAATGACGCGACCGACACCCAGATCTATACGGCGATGCTGACCGGGCCGGAGAACATGCCGGTCTTCGGCGACAACCAGCTCACCCCGGACCAGAAGAAGGCGATCGTCACCTACGTCATCTCGCTGCAGAAGGAGGCTGACCCGGGCGGCAGCGGAATCGACCGCATCGGGCCGGTCTCGGAGGGCCTGGTCCTCTGGGTCGCAGGAGTCGGAGCCCTGGTAATCGCCGTGCTGTGGATTGGCGCAAAGTCATGA
- a CDS encoding cytochrome c oxidase subunit 3 — translation MTSTATAPAFESSKVHSLTRPNLVSVGTIVWLSSELMFFAGLFAMYFTVRAANAGNWPMQLPDGKYPDLVLWHGIPMYALPFTVILVLSSVTCQYGVFAAERGDVFLLRRWFFLTFLMGFIFVLGQANEYRLQVGDGNTISATGYGSVFFLTTGFHGLHVIGGLIAFLLFLARTTLGRFTPAQATAAIVVSYYWHFVDVVWIGLFFVIYLLR, via the coding sequence GTGACTTCAACCGCCACTGCGCCCGCTTTCGAATCCAGCAAGGTGCATTCCCTGACGCGGCCGAACCTCGTGAGCGTCGGCACCATTGTCTGGCTCTCCAGTGAGCTCATGTTCTTCGCCGGCCTCTTCGCCATGTACTTCACAGTGCGTGCGGCCAACGCCGGGAACTGGCCGATGCAGCTGCCGGACGGCAAGTACCCGGACCTGGTTCTTTGGCACGGCATCCCGATGTATGCGCTGCCCTTCACGGTCATCCTGGTTCTCTCCAGCGTGACCTGCCAGTACGGCGTCTTCGCCGCTGAGCGCGGCGATGTCTTCCTGCTCCGCCGCTGGTTCTTCCTGACTTTCCTTATGGGTTTCATCTTCGTCCTGGGTCAGGCCAACGAGTACCGCCTGCAGGTCGGCGATGGCAACACCATCTCGGCCACGGGCTACGGCTCGGTCTTCTTCCTGACGACCGGCTTCCACGGACTCCACGTCATCGGCGGCCTGATCGCGTTCCTCCTCTTCCTGGCCCGCACCACCCTCGGTCGGTTCACACCGGCCCAGGCAACCGCGGCGATCGTGGTGTCGTACTACTGGCACTTCGTCGACGTGGTGTGGATCGGCCTCTTCTTCGTCATCTACCTGCTTCGCTGA
- a CDS encoding anthranilate phosphoribosyltransferase, which yields MSGESAAFTWPGTLAALLRREELTSANASWAMNEIMAGNATPVQIASFAVLLRAKGETAVELGALASTMRDRAVPVVVSGRSVDLVGTGGDLAQTVNITTMAALVVAGSGRQVTKHGNRSASSACGTADVLEELGVVIDLPAAGVARTVSEAGIGFCFAPVYHAGMRFAGAPRREMGVPTAFNLLGPLTNPARPAAAAIGCADLRMASVVAQVLADRGDTAMVFRGDDGLDELTTTTTSQVWTAEEGAVQHSVLDPSALGLVTATPSDLRGGDRVHNAAVVRDVLAGAPGPIRDAVLLNAAAGIAAFDGLGGAALLDALARGLELARNSLDSGAAATLLAKWVQVSTAARDDQPAS from the coding sequence ATGAGTGGCGAATCCGCGGCCTTCACCTGGCCCGGCACCCTGGCGGCCCTGCTGCGCCGGGAGGAGTTGACGTCGGCGAACGCCTCCTGGGCGATGAACGAGATCATGGCCGGAAACGCGACGCCGGTTCAGATCGCGTCATTCGCCGTCCTGCTCCGGGCCAAGGGGGAGACCGCGGTCGAGCTGGGCGCGCTGGCCTCGACGATGCGAGACCGTGCGGTACCGGTCGTGGTGAGCGGGCGCTCGGTCGATCTCGTCGGCACCGGCGGGGACCTGGCCCAGACCGTGAATATCACCACAATGGCGGCGCTGGTGGTCGCCGGGTCCGGGCGGCAGGTCACGAAGCACGGGAACCGGTCGGCATCCTCGGCCTGCGGGACCGCGGACGTCCTCGAGGAGTTGGGCGTCGTCATCGATCTTCCGGCAGCCGGGGTGGCTCGCACGGTTAGCGAAGCCGGTATCGGATTCTGCTTCGCCCCCGTCTACCACGCTGGAATGCGATTTGCCGGCGCGCCCAGACGAGAAATGGGAGTGCCCACCGCCTTCAACCTGCTGGGTCCCCTGACCAATCCGGCGCGCCCGGCGGCGGCGGCGATTGGCTGCGCGGACCTGCGAATGGCCTCGGTGGTGGCTCAGGTACTAGCCGACCGCGGTGACACCGCGATGGTCTTCCGCGGCGATGACGGCCTGGACGAGCTCACCACGACCACCACCTCACAGGTATGGACAGCCGAGGAGGGGGCGGTGCAGCACTCCGTGCTCGACCCGTCGGCCCTCGGGCTGGTTACAGCGACGCCGAGCGACCTGCGCGGTGGCGATCGCGTCCACAACGCCGCGGTGGTGCGTGACGTACTGGCCGGAGCGCCCGGGCCGATCCGGGACGCCGTGCTGCTCAACGCCGCCGCTGGCATAGCGGCCTTCGACGGCTTGGGCGGTGCGGCGTTGCTCGATGCGCTGGCTCGAGGCCTCGAACTCGCCCGGAACTCGCTCGATAGCGGTGCCGCCGCCACGCTGCTTGCGAAGTGGGTACAGGTAAGCACGGCCGCACGCGACGACCAGCCCGCTAGCTAG
- a CDS encoding transcriptional regulator, AsnC family translates to MITAIVLVSVESDSIPEVAQQLADLDGVSEVYSVSGDVDLIVIVRVREFDDVAAVIAGRISKVPGVLHTDTHIAFRAYSQHDLDAAFSIGYTES, encoded by the coding sequence ATGATCACAGCGATCGTCCTGGTCTCCGTCGAATCCGACAGCATCCCTGAGGTGGCGCAGCAGTTGGCCGATCTCGACGGGGTGAGCGAGGTCTACTCCGTCTCCGGCGACGTAGATCTGATCGTCATCGTGCGAGTGCGCGAGTTCGACGATGTCGCTGCTGTGATCGCGGGCCGGATCAGCAAGGTGCCCGGAGTGCTCCACACGGACACCCACATCGCCTTCCGGGCCTACTCCCAGCACGACCTCGACGCGGCCTTCTCAATCGGCTACACGGAGTCGTAG
- a CDS encoding DNA polymerase-3 subunit epsilon, translated as MSPTPAPTFVQTSLDDLDETLQQTTFTVVDLETTGGSAGSDAITEFGAVRVRGGVVLGEFQSLVDPGIGITPFVSVLTGITDAMVVGAPPVGEVLLSFLEFARGSTLVAHNAPFDVGFMRAAADAGQIPWPMFPVLDTAVLARRVLTRDEVPNCKLSTLAAYFQATTTPVHRALADARATVDVLHGLIARLGNIGVQTLPELKAFTSKVSDAQRRKRHLADGLPTSPGVYIFRDDRGEPLYVGTSRNIRSRVRQYFLASETRSRMGEMVGLAARVDPIACSHPLEAQVRELRLIAAHKPRYNRRSKFPERQVWLKLTSEVYPRLSIVREVRNDNAHYLGPLRTQRQAEAVRDAIHDAVPLRQCSDRLSLRRRVRAACALAGIGRCCAPCEGEVTPAHYSDLTELVARAWSGDARPLIEPLRLKVEQLSTAQRYEQAGVVRDRMAVVVRACARMQRLRSLTSIEQLVAAAPDGSGGWELSVVSHGRLTAAGVAERGRSPWEVIDALLTNAEAVRPGPGPLPAALAEETECILRWLEQPRTRLVQTSQAWSHPAFGAGSLGLASHADERRRRDADPFADRRRLPLLSRPAR; from the coding sequence GTGAGTCCGACCCCAGCCCCCACCTTCGTCCAGACGAGTCTCGACGACCTCGATGAGACGCTGCAGCAGACCACCTTCACGGTGGTCGATCTGGAGACCACTGGTGGGAGCGCCGGCAGTGACGCCATCACCGAATTCGGGGCGGTAAGGGTCCGAGGCGGCGTCGTCCTCGGCGAGTTTCAATCCCTCGTCGACCCGGGCATCGGGATTACCCCCTTTGTCAGCGTGCTCACCGGAATCACCGACGCGATGGTGGTCGGGGCACCACCGGTCGGCGAGGTACTGCTGTCGTTCCTGGAGTTCGCCCGCGGCAGCACCCTGGTCGCCCACAACGCACCGTTCGACGTCGGCTTCATGCGGGCGGCGGCCGACGCGGGCCAGATTCCCTGGCCGATGTTCCCCGTGCTCGACACAGCTGTGCTGGCACGGCGTGTGCTTACTCGCGACGAGGTGCCCAACTGCAAGCTCTCCACCTTGGCCGCTTACTTCCAGGCCACGACGACACCGGTTCACCGAGCGCTGGCCGACGCCCGAGCCACCGTGGACGTCCTGCACGGCCTTATCGCCCGGCTCGGGAACATCGGTGTCCAGACCTTGCCGGAGCTAAAGGCGTTCACCAGCAAGGTCTCCGACGCCCAGCGCCGCAAACGTCACCTGGCCGACGGGCTCCCCACCTCGCCGGGCGTCTATATCTTTCGAGACGATCGGGGCGAACCGCTCTACGTCGGGACCAGCCGCAACATCCGTTCCCGGGTACGCCAGTACTTCCTGGCCAGCGAGACTCGCAGTCGGATGGGCGAGATGGTGGGCTTGGCGGCCCGAGTCGATCCGATCGCGTGCAGTCATCCCCTCGAGGCCCAGGTTCGGGAGCTCAGGCTCATCGCGGCGCACAAACCGCGCTACAACCGGCGATCGAAGTTCCCCGAGCGGCAAGTCTGGTTAAAGCTCACCAGCGAGGTCTACCCGCGGCTGTCCATCGTTCGGGAGGTGCGCAATGACAACGCTCACTACCTGGGCCCGCTTCGGACTCAACGGCAGGCAGAGGCCGTCCGGGACGCGATCCACGATGCGGTCCCGCTCCGCCAATGCAGCGACCGCCTCTCGCTGCGGCGCCGGGTCCGTGCCGCCTGCGCGCTAGCCGGCATAGGTCGCTGCTGCGCACCCTGCGAGGGAGAGGTGACGCCCGCCCACTACTCCGATCTGACGGAACTGGTGGCGCGCGCCTGGTCAGGCGACGCGCGCCCGTTGATCGAGCCGCTGCGACTCAAGGTTGAGCAACTGTCCACGGCCCAGCGTTACGAGCAGGCCGGAGTGGTACGCGATCGAATGGCTGTTGTGGTTCGCGCCTGCGCCCGAATGCAGCGGCTTCGCTCACTGACGAGCATCGAACAGCTTGTGGCGGCCGCGCCCGACGGTTCAGGTGGCTGGGAACTCTCCGTGGTGAGCCACGGCCGACTCACCGCGGCCGGCGTGGCCGAACGCGGGCGATCGCCGTGGGAGGTGATCGACGCTTTGCTGACCAACGCCGAGGCGGTGCGCCCCGGGCCGGGCCCCCTGCCGGCAGCGCTGGCCGAAGAGACCGAATGCATCCTGCGCTGGCTCGAGCAGCCACGAACACGACTGGTACAGACGTCCCAGGCCTGGTCCCACCCGGCATTCGGAGCCGGCTCACTGGGGCTGGCCAGCCACGCGGACGAGCGCCGGCGGCGCGATGCCGATCCGTTCGCCGATCGACGCCGCCTGCCACTGCTGAGCCGGCCGGCGAGGTGA
- a CDS encoding Cell wall-associated hydrolase, NlpC family: MALKNLNNGIRLLLAGSLVAGVGFALPVVAGADPTSAAATRQKLDVLAVQSSQLTEKYDQAQTIVAAKQAAANLAQQQAQQAAAAFQAARARLSEVVVAQYESPAFSSTGALLTSDSGQQYLDTVSNLTLISTNRGDVVVQFDGAAKASAAATKAAAAALAAATKTRDALNAQRTTLAQSIAKYQGLLATLTAAEQRTYRNTNTVADTAVAVKAAVPVTVPAPTAAAGKAVAFALAQVGKPYVFGASGPGAYDCSGLTSAAYAAAGISLPHSAEGQYSYGTHVSFGQLEPGDLIFLYQPIGHVEIYIGGGLAVSAPTSGENVKVITVSAGDGYTGATRLT; encoded by the coding sequence GTGGCGTTGAAGAACCTCAATAACGGCATTCGACTTTTGCTTGCGGGTTCACTTGTAGCTGGCGTTGGATTTGCGCTCCCGGTTGTTGCCGGCGCCGATCCGACCTCTGCCGCTGCCACCCGGCAGAAGCTCGACGTCCTGGCTGTTCAGAGCAGCCAGCTGACCGAAAAATACGACCAGGCGCAGACGATTGTCGCCGCGAAGCAGGCCGCAGCCAATCTGGCCCAGCAGCAGGCCCAGCAGGCCGCGGCGGCGTTCCAGGCCGCCCGCGCTCGCCTGAGCGAGGTTGTGGTCGCTCAGTACGAATCGCCGGCCTTCAGCTCGACTGGTGCACTCCTCACCAGCGACAGCGGCCAGCAGTACCTCGATACGGTCAGCAACCTGACCCTCATCTCCACCAATCGAGGCGATGTTGTCGTCCAGTTCGACGGTGCAGCGAAAGCCTCTGCCGCCGCCACGAAGGCCGCTGCCGCAGCCCTGGCCGCCGCCACCAAGACGCGCGACGCCCTGAACGCCCAGCGCACCACGCTGGCCCAGTCGATCGCCAAGTACCAGGGCCTGCTCGCCACGCTCACCGCGGCTGAGCAGCGGACCTACCGCAACACGAACACGGTCGCTGACACCGCCGTCGCGGTGAAAGCCGCCGTACCGGTCACCGTCCCGGCTCCGACGGCCGCCGCCGGAAAGGCCGTCGCCTTCGCGCTGGCCCAAGTCGGCAAGCCGTACGTCTTCGGTGCGTCCGGACCGGGTGCCTACGACTGCTCCGGATTGACCTCGGCCGCGTACGCAGCCGCCGGCATCTCGCTCCCGCACAGCGCGGAAGGGCAGTACAGCTACGGCACCCACGTCAGCTTCGGGCAGCTCGAGCCCGGCGACCTGATCTTCCTGTACCAGCCGATCGGACACGTCGAGATCTACATCGGCGGTGGGCTGGCCGTCTCGGCGCCCACCAGCGGTGAGAACGTCAAGGTCATCACGGTTTCGGCTGGAGACGGCTACACCGGAGCAACCCGGCTAACCTGA